A region from the Algoriphagus machipongonensis genome encodes:
- a CDS encoding c-type cytochrome: MKITNLSKLTTVFLVALLFACGGEEKKSETIVEKPVAETTAPVLNPPVAAEPEPEEEEMTEEAIDSSESQVLTGEEKVANSDCLSCHLVERMVVGPAYRDIAAEYKNTDENVTKLAKKVIEGGSGVWGETAMPPHPNLSEEDAKDMVRYILGLY; the protein is encoded by the coding sequence ATGAAAATTACAAACTTATCAAAATTAACTACCGTATTCCTGGTAGCTCTTTTGTTCGCATGTGGAGGTGAAGAAAAAAAGTCTGAAACAATAGTTGAAAAGCCTGTAGCAGAAACTACAGCTCCTGTATTAAATCCGCCCGTAGCGGCTGAACCCGAACCTGAAGAAGAGGAAATGACGGAAGAAGCAATAGACAGTTCTGAAAGCCAAGTGCTAACGGGCGAAGAAAAAGTAGCTAATTCAGATTGTCTTTCCTGTCACCTTGTAGAAAGAATGGTTGTAGGTCCTGCTTATAGAGATATCGCAGCGGAATATAAAAACACCGATGAGAATGTAACAAAGCTTGCCAAAAAAGTCATCGAAGGAGGATCTGGTGTATGGGGTGAAACCGCCATGCCGCCACATCCAAACCTTAGCGAAGAAGATGCAAAAGATATGGTCCGTTACATCTTAGGACTTTATTGA
- a CDS encoding SGNH/GDSL hydrolase family protein produces the protein MNQKKFYLLLLFLCATSLLFGQSQEKKIIPITSSLNYGKSVAVFGGSVSVIPSSEAAKSMWKESLGMTVTNYGVGGAGFSSLQGKSLQQQVDEAGVFDIYILWASTNDYTNNRENGSVTDYTELDGFDEKKLVTQAGGINYCIKKIYELNPNATIYFFTSSKAFMNPGGYDPLDSNGMARYVEMQKQICELHGIPYLDQFSKAGYNTFNQNLFYEDPIHMNEEGYKKLGELQVAFLAFPSN, from the coding sequence ATGAATCAAAAGAAATTTTACTTACTACTGTTATTCCTTTGTGCCACCAGTTTACTATTTGGCCAAAGTCAGGAAAAGAAAATCATTCCTATTACAAGCTCTTTAAACTATGGTAAATCAGTAGCTGTTTTCGGGGGCTCCGTTTCTGTGATCCCTTCAAGCGAAGCGGCCAAATCCATGTGGAAAGAAAGTTTGGGAATGACCGTAACAAACTACGGCGTGGGTGGAGCTGGTTTTTCATCCTTGCAGGGGAAATCCTTGCAGCAGCAAGTAGATGAGGCTGGAGTTTTTGATATTTATATCTTGTGGGCTTCTACTAATGATTACACCAATAATCGCGAAAATGGATCGGTCACAGATTACACAGAACTTGATGGATTTGATGAAAAAAAGCTGGTAACCCAAGCTGGAGGGATAAACTATTGTATTAAAAAGATATATGAACTGAATCCCAATGCAACCATCTATTTCTTTACTTCCAGCAAAGCTTTTATGAATCCCGGAGGTTATGACCCGCTGGATTCTAACGGAATGGCCAGATATGTAGAAATGCAGAAGCAAATCTGCGAATTACACGGAATACCTTATTTAGATCAATTTTCGAAGGCAGGGTACAACACTTTCAATCAAAACCTATTTTATGAAGATCCTATTCACATGAATGAGGAGGGCTACAAGAAACTAGGCGAGCTACAAGTGGCGTTTTTGGCTTTCCCATCAAATTGA